Proteins from one Merismopedia glauca CCAP 1448/3 genomic window:
- a CDS encoding phosphate ABC transporter permease — MLIPLTRDKFDQLMPLLATGPQYSYYSGKFADVLNRLLISIVWVLIVAFLLSIFLGNNLVTFCLGAIGGLYFLWAPIYFASLRNFSCRRHRYSGFWQGEVLDLYISEELVGTEQTVNKKGQLVVVENRQRRLNLEIGDETGFTTELQVPLQREHKLIRPGEIAQMLVMSDRADLGRIAKISDIYIPRENIWVSDYPYVRRDVFAEVSDRLNRRRGNRSNKRRPPRY, encoded by the coding sequence GTGCTGATTCCACTGACACGCGATAAATTCGACCAGTTGATGCCCCTGTTAGCTACAGGTCCGCAGTATAGCTATTATTCAGGCAAATTTGCCGATGTTTTGAATCGATTGCTAATTTCTATCGTCTGGGTTCTGATAGTAGCCTTTCTCTTGTCAATTTTCTTGGGGAACAACTTGGTCACCTTTTGTTTGGGAGCGATCGGCGGACTATACTTTTTATGGGCACCAATCTATTTTGCCAGTTTACGCAACTTCTCTTGTCGTCGTCATCGCTATTCTGGTTTTTGGCAAGGTGAAGTGTTAGATTTGTACATCTCGGAAGAGTTAGTCGGAACCGAACAAACTGTTAATAAAAAAGGACAGCTAGTTGTCGTCGAAAATAGACAGCGACGTTTAAATCTAGAAATAGGCGACGAAACTGGATTTACGACTGAGTTACAAGTTCCCTTACAGCGAGAACATAAGCTAATTAGACCAGGGGAAATTGCTCAAATGTTAGTTATGTCAGATCGTGCCGATCTGGGCAGAATCGCCAAAATTTCTGATATATATATTCCTAGAGAAAATATTTGGGTCAGCGATTATCCTTATGTAAGACGAGATGTATTTGCCGAAGTGAG